One window of the Mycobacterium xenopi genome contains the following:
- a CDS encoding EthD domain-containing protein — protein sequence MEKVIAVLRAAECDDDWCARQRGPVADAIIRLGVAGLTVNVRDSAVRDSVMTLTTLDPPVAAVVSMWTQQCYADQVSAALNLLRAECDQLGAYLVTESVPLPAPLEIGRRTNGLANMALLRRPADMDEETWLARWQRDHTPVAIETQATFGYTQNWVVRVLTPDAPAIAGIVEELFPAEAITDLKAFFGATDDDDLQHRLSRMLSSTTAFGANENIDTVPTSRYVLKTPFR from the coding sequence ATGGAGAAGGTGATCGCCGTGCTGAGGGCGGCTGAGTGCGACGACGACTGGTGCGCGCGCCAGCGAGGTCCTGTTGCCGACGCCATCATCCGGCTCGGCGTTGCCGGGCTCACCGTCAACGTTCGCGACAGCGCGGTGCGTGATTCGGTGATGACGCTGACGACCCTCGATCCTCCGGTGGCCGCCGTGGTCAGCATGTGGACCCAACAGTGCTACGCGGACCAGGTGTCGGCCGCGCTGAACCTGTTGCGGGCAGAGTGCGACCAACTGGGCGCATACTTGGTCACCGAATCGGTCCCGTTGCCAGCTCCTCTCGAAATCGGCAGGCGCACAAACGGTTTAGCTAACATGGCGCTTCTGCGCCGACCGGCCGACATGGACGAAGAGACATGGCTGGCCCGCTGGCAGCGTGATCACACGCCGGTGGCGATCGAAACCCAGGCCACATTCGGCTATACCCAGAACTGGGTGGTGCGCGTGCTCACCCCGGATGCGCCGGCCATCGCCGGCATCGTCGAAGAGTTGTTCCCGGCGGAGGCGATCACTGACCTGAAGGCGTTCTTCGGCGCCACCGACGACGACGATCTGCAGCACCGGCTCAGCCGGATGCTTTCCAGCACAACGGCTTTCGGTGCCAATGAGAACATCGACACCGTCCCCACCAGCCGCTACGTGCTGAAAACACCGTTCCGGTAA
- a CDS encoding hydrogen peroxide-inducible genes activator, whose translation MADKSYQPTLAGLRAFAAVAEKQHFGSAASALGVSQSTLSQALAGLESGLGVRLIERSTRRVFLTPEGRQLLPHARAVLEAVDAFTAAAAGASDPLQGSLRLGLIPTVAPYVLPTVLAGLAERLPALTLRVVEDQTERLLAALREGALDAALIALPAETSGLTAVPIYDEDFVLALPPGHPLSGKRRVPPTALAHLPLLLLDEGHCLRDQALDVCHKAGIRAEVANTRAASLATAVQCVTGGLGVTLIPQSAVPVEAARSRLGLAQFASPRPGRRIGLVFRSSSGRDAPYRRLAAMIGELVSSDQDVRLVR comes from the coding sequence ATGGCCGATAAGAGTTATCAGCCGACCCTCGCTGGACTCCGGGCGTTCGCGGCGGTGGCCGAGAAACAGCATTTCGGCAGCGCCGCAAGCGCTCTCGGGGTGAGTCAGTCGACGTTGTCGCAGGCGCTGGCCGGTCTGGAAAGCGGGCTTGGCGTCCGGTTGATCGAGCGGTCGACTCGGCGCGTGTTCTTGACGCCGGAGGGCAGGCAGCTGCTGCCGCACGCCCGGGCCGTGCTCGAGGCTGTCGACGCGTTCACCGCGGCCGCGGCCGGGGCGTCCGACCCGCTACAGGGCAGCCTGCGGCTGGGGCTGATCCCCACGGTGGCGCCCTACGTACTGCCGACCGTGCTGGCCGGGCTCGCCGAGCGGCTGCCGGCGCTGACGTTGCGGGTGGTCGAGGACCAGACCGAGCGACTGCTGGCGGCGCTGCGGGAGGGTGCCCTGGACGCCGCGTTGATCGCATTGCCCGCGGAAACCAGCGGCCTGACCGCGGTCCCTATCTACGACGAGGACTTCGTGCTCGCGCTGCCCCCGGGGCATCCGCTGTCCGGCAAGCGGCGGGTGCCGCCGACGGCGCTGGCGCACCTGCCGCTGCTGTTGCTCGACGAGGGCCACTGCCTGCGCGATCAGGCGCTGGACGTGTGCCACAAGGCGGGCATCCGGGCCGAGGTGGCTAATACCAGGGCGGCGTCGCTGGCGACGGCAGTGCAATGCGTGACGGGCGGGCTCGGCGTGACGTTGATCCCGCAGAGCGCGGTGCCCGTCGAGGCGGCGCGCAGCCGACTGGGCCTCGCGCAGTTCGCGTCACCGCGGCCCGGTCGGCGGATCGGGCTGGTGTTTCGGTCCTCAAGCGGCCGCGACGCGCCCTACCGGCGGCTGGCCGCCATGATCGGTGAGCTGGTCAGTAGCGACCAAGACGTCCGTCTGGTCCGCTAG
- a CDS encoding alkyl hydroperoxide reductase, translated as MSIENLKSALPEYAKDLKLNLGSITRTTALNEEQLWGTLLASAAATRNTQVLAEIGAEAADYLSAEAYQAALGAAAIMGMNNVFYRARGFLGGQYDDLRPGLRMNIIANPGVDKANFELWSFAVSSINGCPDCVNAHERTLRDAGVGRETIYEALKVAAIVAGVAQATTTAQALAAAS; from the coding sequence ATGAGCATCGAGAACCTCAAGTCCGCGCTGCCCGAATACGCCAAGGACCTCAAGCTCAACCTGGGTTCGATCACCCGCACCACGGCGCTCAACGAAGAGCAGCTGTGGGGCACCCTGTTAGCCAGCGCGGCAGCGACCCGAAACACCCAGGTGCTCGCCGAGATTGGCGCAGAAGCCGCCGACTACCTGTCCGCCGAGGCTTATCAGGCGGCACTGGGCGCCGCGGCCATCATGGGTATGAACAACGTGTTCTACCGCGCCCGCGGCTTTCTGGGTGGCCAGTACGACGACCTGCGCCCCGGCCTTCGGATGAACATCATCGCCAATCCCGGTGTCGACAAAGCCAACTTCGAGCTGTGGTCGTTCGCGGTGTCGTCGATCAACGGCTGCCCGGATTGCGTCAACGCGCACGAACGCACGCTGCGCGACGCAGGTGTGGGCCGGGAGACAATCTACGAGGCGTTGAAGGTCGCCGCGATAGTCGCCGGCGTGGCGCAAGCGACCACCACCGCGCAGGCGTTGGCCGCCGCCAGCTGA
- a CDS encoding enoyl-CoA hydratase/isomerase family protein: MILHIDDQSRVRTLTLNRPEALNAFNEALYDATTEALLAAAEDPEVAVVLLTGAGRAFSAGTDLGEMQARVTDPDFTPGKYGFTGLIDALTAFPKPLICAVNGVGVGIGTTILGYADLAFMSSTARLKCPFTSLGVAPEAASSYLLPRLVGRQNAAWLLMSSEWVDAEEALRMGLVWKVCEPADLLADARRHAEILASRPIASLMAVKHTIVEPIRPEIAAASARENAHFAELMGGQANADALARFTGRHGT, translated from the coding sequence GTGATACTGCATATTGACGACCAGAGCAGGGTGCGCACCCTCACCCTGAACCGGCCCGAGGCGCTCAACGCGTTCAACGAGGCCCTCTACGACGCCACCACGGAGGCGCTGTTGGCCGCGGCCGAGGATCCCGAGGTCGCGGTGGTGCTGCTCACCGGCGCTGGGCGGGCCTTCAGCGCCGGCACCGACCTCGGTGAGATGCAGGCCCGGGTGACTGATCCGGATTTCACCCCCGGCAAATACGGCTTCACCGGGCTCATCGACGCGCTCACCGCGTTTCCCAAGCCGCTGATCTGCGCCGTCAACGGGGTCGGGGTAGGGATCGGCACCACGATCCTCGGCTACGCCGACCTGGCGTTCATGTCGTCGACCGCGCGACTGAAGTGCCCGTTCACCAGCCTGGGGGTGGCGCCCGAAGCGGCGTCGTCCTATTTGCTGCCACGACTGGTGGGCCGGCAAAACGCCGCCTGGCTGCTGATGTCCTCTGAATGGGTCGACGCCGAAGAGGCGTTGCGCATGGGGCTGGTCTGGAAGGTCTGCGAGCCCGCGGACCTGCTGGCCGACGCCCGCCGACACGCTGAAATCCTGGCCTCCCGCCCGATCGCGAGCCTGATGGCGGTCAAGCACACCATCGTCGAGCCGATCCGCCCGGAAATCGCGGCTGCCAGCGCACGGGAGAACGCTCACTTCGCCGAGCTGATGGGCGGCCAGGCCAACGCCGACGCGCTAGCGAGATTCACCGGCAGGCACGGCACCTAA
- a CDS encoding PaaI family thioesterase, which yields MLDFTRENISAEDVERLRAVYEPLARSVRELVDATVRTRADADAVAAAKAEIDSATARLREKQLDGTFGVRYLASGERMAWGNAVIGICNPLAPPLLVNRDPSGKVWCDFHLGAAYEGPPGHVHGGVAALVLDHLLGEAASDGVNPRFTGTISLRYVRATRLGRLRAEAWTSRVTGSKTFAAGHLADDEGVTVEAEGVFILPRWLREQPDEQADR from the coding sequence ATGCTGGACTTCACCCGGGAGAACATCAGCGCCGAGGACGTCGAACGCCTACGAGCCGTCTACGAGCCGCTGGCCCGCTCGGTCCGCGAGCTGGTCGACGCCACCGTACGGACCCGGGCCGACGCCGACGCCGTCGCGGCCGCCAAGGCCGAGATCGACTCGGCGACCGCGCGGCTGCGCGAAAAGCAACTTGACGGCACGTTCGGTGTCCGCTACCTGGCCAGCGGCGAGCGGATGGCATGGGGCAACGCCGTCATCGGCATCTGCAATCCGCTCGCCCCGCCGCTGCTGGTCAACCGCGACCCGTCCGGCAAGGTGTGGTGTGACTTTCACCTGGGCGCGGCCTACGAGGGCCCGCCGGGCCACGTCCACGGGGGAGTTGCCGCCCTGGTTCTGGACCACCTGCTCGGGGAAGCTGCCAGTGACGGCGTGAATCCCCGTTTCACCGGAACCATCAGCCTTCGGTATGTGCGGGCAACCCGACTGGGCCGACTGCGCGCCGAGGCGTGGACCTCCCGCGTCACGGGGTCCAAGACGTTCGCGGCGGGTCATCTCGCCGACGACGAGGGGGTGACGGTCGAAGCCGAGGGTGTGTTCATCTTGCCCAGGTGGCTGCGCGAACAGCCAGACGAGCAGGCGGATCGGTAG
- the fdhD gene encoding formate dehydrogenase accessory sulfurtransferase FdhD: protein MGRVTARRRAQHVWTGGATDRSETLVVEEPLELRLNGAPIAVTMRTPGSDIELAQGFLLTEGIIAHRDDVVGARYCRGNGPDGANTYNVLDVSLSPGIAIPDARNFYTTSSCGVCGKASLEAVQLTSRYCPGDDPSTIAAETLSAMPIRLREEQAVFASTGGLHAAALFTVDGALLTVREDVGRHNAVDKVIGWALEHNRIPLTATVLLVSGRASFELCQKAVMAGIPVLAAVSAPSSLAVDLASQSGLTLVAFLRGDSMNVYTRADRIQPTPGPR from the coding sequence ATGGGCAGGGTGACGGCCCGGCGGCGCGCGCAGCATGTCTGGACCGGCGGCGCGACGGACCGGTCTGAGACCCTAGTCGTGGAGGAGCCGTTGGAGCTCCGGTTGAACGGCGCCCCCATCGCCGTCACGATGCGCACACCGGGGTCGGATATCGAACTGGCGCAAGGTTTTTTGTTGACCGAGGGGATCATCGCACACCGTGACGACGTGGTCGGGGCGCGGTATTGTCGTGGCAACGGCCCGGATGGCGCCAACACCTACAACGTGCTCGACGTGTCGCTTTCGCCCGGCATTGCGATACCCGATGCCCGTAACTTCTACACCACCTCCTCGTGCGGTGTGTGCGGCAAGGCATCGCTGGAGGCGGTCCAGCTGACCAGCCGCTACTGTCCGGGCGATGACCCGTCGACCATCGCGGCGGAAACGTTGTCGGCCATGCCTATTCGGCTGCGCGAGGAGCAGGCGGTATTCGCCAGCACTGGCGGACTGCATGCGGCGGCTCTGTTCACCGTGGACGGCGCGCTGCTGACGGTACGCGAGGACGTCGGCCGGCACAACGCCGTGGACAAGGTGATCGGTTGGGCACTGGAGCACAACCGCATACCGCTGACTGCCACGGTGCTGCTGGTCAGCGGCCGCGCATCGTTCGAATTGTGCCAGAAGGCGGTGATGGCCGGTATTCCCGTGCTGGCGGCTGTCTCCGCGCCCTCGTCGCTGGCGGTCGACCTGGCCAGCCAATCGGGGCTGACCCTGGTGGCGTTTTTGCGCGGCGACTCGATGAACGTCTACACCCGCGCCGACCGGATCCAGCCGACTCCTGGCCCCAGGTAA
- a CDS encoding alpha-hydroxy acid oxidase — MSPRLHRRLPAVRDLAPLIRVRGPRLDRTQRRLDAALTIDDLRRLARRRTPQAAFDYADGAADDEISLDRARQAFRDIEFHPAILRDVSTVRTGWDVLGAPVALPFAIAPTGFTRLMHAAGEMAGARAAAAAGIPFSLSTLATASIEDVATWIPHGRKWFQLYMWRDRDRSMALVRRAAEAGFDTLLVTVDVPVAGARLRDTRNGMTIPPSLTLRTVLDACVRPRWWFDLLTTEPLAFASLDHWPGTVAEYLDTMFDPSVTFDDLAWVKTQWPGTLVVKGIQTLDDARAVVEIGVDGIVLSNHGGRQLDRAPVPFHLLPSVAREFGGDTVILLDTGIMSGADIVAAIALGARCTLIGRAYLYGLMAGGEAGVRRAIEILTGQLTRTMRLLGVTCLEELSPKHVTQLRRLVPLSTA, encoded by the coding sequence ATGTCACCACGGTTGCACAGACGCCTGCCCGCAGTGCGCGACCTCGCGCCGCTAATCCGGGTCCGCGGACCTCGACTCGACCGCACTCAGCGCCGGCTCGATGCCGCACTGACTATCGACGACCTGCGACGTCTGGCTAGGCGACGCACTCCGCAAGCGGCGTTCGACTACGCCGATGGTGCCGCTGACGACGAGATCTCTTTAGATCGTGCGCGACAAGCCTTCCGTGACATCGAGTTTCATCCGGCGATCCTGCGCGACGTCAGTACCGTTCGTACCGGCTGGGACGTCCTCGGGGCGCCGGTGGCGTTGCCGTTCGCGATCGCGCCGACCGGCTTCACCCGGTTGATGCACGCCGCTGGCGAAATGGCGGGCGCCCGGGCAGCGGCCGCCGCGGGGATCCCGTTTTCGCTGTCCACGCTGGCAACCGCTTCGATCGAAGACGTGGCGACATGGATTCCGCACGGCCGCAAATGGTTTCAGCTCTACATGTGGCGAGACCGCGACCGGTCGATGGCTTTGGTGCGGAGAGCCGCCGAAGCCGGATTCGACACGCTGTTGGTCACCGTCGACGTGCCGGTCGCCGGCGCGCGGCTGCGCGATACCCGCAACGGGATGACGATCCCGCCGTCGTTGACGCTTCGCACCGTGCTCGACGCTTGCGTCCGCCCGCGCTGGTGGTTCGACCTCTTGACCACGGAGCCACTGGCATTCGCATCCCTGGACCACTGGCCGGGCACCGTCGCCGAATACCTCGACACCATGTTCGATCCCAGTGTCACATTCGACGATCTGGCGTGGGTCAAAACCCAATGGCCCGGCACCCTCGTGGTGAAGGGAATCCAGACTCTCGACGACGCCCGCGCCGTGGTGGAGATCGGCGTCGACGGTATCGTGTTGTCCAATCATGGTGGGCGCCAGCTGGATCGGGCCCCGGTGCCGTTTCATCTGCTGCCCTCGGTGGCTCGCGAGTTCGGCGGTGACACCGTGATCCTGCTGGACACCGGCATCATGTCGGGCGCCGATATCGTCGCCGCGATTGCCCTTGGCGCACGCTGCACGCTGATCGGGCGCGCCTACCTGTACGGGTTGATGGCCGGCGGCGAAGCCGGTGTGCGACGCGCGATCGAAATCCTGACGGGACAGTTGACCCGTACGATGCGGCTGCTGGGTGTCACGTGCCTGGAGGAGCTGTCACCCAAGCATGTGACCCAATTGCGCCGCCTGGTGCCGTTATCAACAGCGTGA
- a CDS encoding alpha-amylase family glycosyl hydrolase: MSAPVWVEHVIWWQVYPLGFVGAFPAQRPPESGEHRLRRIAAWFDHVIALGASGIALGPIFASRTHGYDTTDHYRIDPRLGDDADFDHLVAEAHRRGLRVLLDGVFNHVGVDFARRNEAWLRDYPFEGHADLITLNHDNPEVADYTVDVMRYWLRRGADGWRLDAAYAVPQRFWANVLPRVRESHPGAWFVGELIHGDYPAVVAEAAFDSVTQYELWKAIWSSLNDRNFYELDWALQRHNTFLGSFAPLTFVGNHDVTRIASRLDHPGHVALAVVILMTVGGIPSVYAGDEFGYQGVKEQRFGGDDAVRPEFGPPPLPVDERGAQLWTLHQYLIGLRRRYPWLHAASTTALRLDNRQYVYRAFRGDEALIVALNVDDAPLHTSVPRAQVIAGSNAPPREIVDTVVVEPHGWRILRPT; this comes from the coding sequence GTGAGCGCGCCGGTGTGGGTCGAGCATGTGATCTGGTGGCAGGTCTATCCGCTCGGCTTCGTCGGCGCCTTTCCCGCACAGCGGCCACCGGAGTCCGGCGAGCATCGCTTGCGGCGCATCGCCGCGTGGTTTGACCACGTGATCGCCTTGGGCGCATCGGGTATTGCGTTGGGGCCGATCTTCGCCTCGCGCACCCACGGCTACGACACCACCGATCACTATCGCATCGACCCTCGGCTTGGCGACGACGCTGATTTCGACCACTTGGTCGCCGAAGCGCACCGGCGCGGCCTGCGTGTGCTGCTCGACGGAGTGTTCAACCACGTCGGCGTGGACTTTGCCCGTCGTAACGAGGCGTGGTTGCGCGACTACCCCTTCGAAGGCCACGCCGACCTTATCACGCTCAACCACGACAATCCCGAGGTCGCCGACTACACCGTCGACGTCATGCGGTATTGGCTTCGGCGCGGCGCTGACGGGTGGCGCTTGGACGCGGCTTATGCTGTCCCGCAGCGATTTTGGGCTAACGTGTTACCGCGAGTGCGTGAGTCGCATCCCGGCGCGTGGTTCGTGGGTGAGCTCATTCACGGCGACTATCCCGCGGTGGTCGCAGAGGCCGCGTTCGATTCGGTCACCCAGTACGAGTTGTGGAAGGCGATCTGGAGCAGCCTCAACGACCGCAATTTCTACGAGCTGGACTGGGCGTTGCAACGGCACAACACGTTTCTCGGTAGCTTTGCGCCGCTGACGTTTGTCGGCAATCACGACGTCACCCGTATCGCCAGCCGACTCGATCATCCTGGCCATGTGGCCCTTGCCGTGGTGATCCTGATGACCGTCGGCGGGATTCCCAGCGTGTATGCCGGTGACGAGTTCGGTTATCAGGGTGTCAAGGAGCAGCGGTTCGGCGGCGACGACGCGGTGCGCCCGGAGTTCGGTCCTCCCCCGCTGCCGGTGGACGAGCGCGGGGCGCAACTGTGGACGCTGCACCAGTACCTCATCGGGCTGCGGCGACGTTACCCGTGGCTGCATGCCGCGTCGACAACGGCGCTGCGGCTCGACAACCGGCAGTACGTGTACCGGGCCTTCCGCGGCGACGAGGCGCTGATCGTGGCTCTCAACGTCGACGACGCGCCGCTGCACACGAGCGTCCCCCGAGCGCAGGTGATCGCCGGGTCGAACGCGCCGCCCAGGGAAATCGTCGACACCGTGGTGGTGGAACCGCACGGCTGGCGCATCCTGCGGCCTACCTGA
- a CDS encoding CGNR zinc finger domain-containing protein: MTFVFVSGRPCLDFAGTLKSRHGPAPQELLSRPALLSDWARQARLLDTVIEVTDDDLAAALALREAIYHTVTARLERRRPKPADVDLLNEHASQRPLTLRLQRTGSVRREGTAPQLLATLAADVLDLLAGADIDNVKRCAHPGCTRLYVDASRAKTRHWCGMSTCGNRAKVEAFRARQRAAGRAST, encoded by the coding sequence ATGACGTTTGTGTTCGTCAGCGGTCGCCCTTGCCTGGACTTCGCCGGCACCCTGAAATCGCGGCACGGTCCAGCGCCTCAGGAACTGTTGTCGCGGCCTGCGCTGCTGTCAGATTGGGCACGCCAGGCGAGGTTGCTCGACACCGTGATCGAGGTCACTGACGACGATCTCGCGGCCGCGTTGGCATTGCGTGAGGCCATCTACCACACGGTTACGGCGCGGCTCGAGCGCCGCCGGCCCAAACCCGCCGACGTCGACCTGCTCAACGAGCATGCGTCCCAACGCCCGCTTACCCTGCGCTTGCAGCGAACCGGATCGGTCCGCCGCGAGGGCACCGCGCCGCAACTGCTGGCCACCCTGGCCGCGGATGTCCTCGACCTGCTCGCAGGTGCCGATATCGACAACGTCAAACGGTGCGCCCACCCGGGCTGCACTCGTCTGTACGTAGATGCGTCACGGGCCAAAACCCGGCATTGGTGCGGGATGAGCACCTGCGGTAACCGCGCGAAGGTGGAGGCTTTCCGCGCGCGTCAGCGCGCGGCGGGCCGGGCGTCGACGTGA
- a CDS encoding DUF1810 domain-containing protein, whose translation MRSAPDPFDLQRFVDAQAGVYHTVVEELRAGRKRSHWIWFIFPQLAGLGSSPMAARYAISSLEEARAYLAHHILGPRLHECARLVNAIQGRSIHDIFGSPDDLKVRSSMTLFGRATDDNRDFVALLDKYYGGEEDPLTLKRLR comes from the coding sequence ATGAGATCCGCACCTGACCCCTTCGATCTGCAGCGTTTCGTGGACGCGCAGGCCGGCGTCTACCACACCGTAGTCGAGGAGCTGCGCGCCGGCCGCAAACGCAGCCACTGGATCTGGTTCATCTTTCCGCAGCTGGCCGGGCTGGGCAGCAGCCCGATGGCCGCGCGCTATGCAATCTCCTCGCTGGAGGAGGCCCGGGCCTACCTTGCCCACCACATCCTCGGGCCGCGGCTGCACGAGTGTGCCCGGCTGGTCAACGCGATCCAGGGCCGCTCGATCCACGACATCTTCGGCTCTCCCGATGACCTCAAGGTGCGCTCGTCGATGACGCTGTTCGGCCGTGCTACCGACGACAACCGGGATTTCGTCGCGCTGCTCGACAAGTACTACGGCGGCGAGGAAGACCCGCTGACGCTCAAGCGGCTCAGGTAG
- a CDS encoding peroxiredoxin, with the protein MALLTIGDQFPAYRLTALIGGDLSKVDAKQPGDYFTTISSDDYPGKWRVIFFWPKDFTFVCPTEIATFGKLNDEFEDRDAKVLGVSVDSEFVHFHWRVQHEDLKTLPFPMLSDIKRELVTATGALNDEGVADRVTFIVDPNNEIQFVSVTAGSVGRNVDEVLRVLDALQSDELCACNWRKGDPTIDAAEELRKSA; encoded by the coding sequence ATGGCCCTGTTGACCATTGGCGACCAGTTCCCCGCCTACCGGCTCACCGCGCTGATCGGTGGTGATCTGTCGAAGGTCGACGCCAAGCAGCCCGGCGACTACTTCACCACCATCTCCAGCGACGACTATCCGGGCAAGTGGCGGGTGATTTTCTTCTGGCCCAAGGACTTTACGTTCGTGTGCCCGACAGAGATCGCGACGTTCGGCAAGCTCAACGACGAGTTCGAGGATCGCGACGCGAAGGTGTTGGGAGTCTCGGTCGACAGCGAATTCGTGCACTTCCACTGGCGGGTCCAGCACGAGGACCTCAAGACGCTGCCGTTCCCGATGCTTTCCGACATCAAGCGCGAGCTGGTGACCGCCACCGGCGCGCTCAACGACGAGGGTGTCGCCGACCGGGTGACATTCATCGTCGACCCGAACAACGAAATCCAATTCGTGTCGGTGACCGCGGGTTCGGTGGGCCGCAATGTTGACGAGGTGCTGCGCGTGCTCGATGCGCTGCAGTCCGACGAGCTGTGCGCGTGCAACTGGCGCAAGGGTGACCCGACCATCGACGCCGCCGAAGAGCTCAGGAAGTCGGCATGA